The stretch of DNA AAATGCTCCACATCTTCTTGTGAATAGAGTCTGGTATTTCCCTTTGAGCGGCTGGGAACAATCAAACCTTCCCTTTCATAAATCCTCAGCGTTTGGGGATGAACCTGAAGAAGCTCGGCCACAACCCCTATCATGTAGGCCGGTTGTTTTTTTTCAAACATATAAAAATAAAACCTCTCCTAATCCCATAGGGCTCAACAATAAAAACATTAAATAATGATCTAAAAGCTGCTTGAATTAATACACTGGCCTAACCGGAAATTTCAAAAATCTAATATATAAAACGTGACTAGCGTAAACTATAAAACCTTATAAATCTACTATAAAGTTTGAAAATTTGACAGTGCAGGGGGTGGGTGTTATGGTTTTTGTAGATTAAATCAGGAAACCAAATCAGAACATGCAAAAAACATTGATTATATTAATGTTTTCTATTTTATGGATGGTGGGGGAAGCCCTGACCTTATCCCCAAAGACTTTTCCAGGAGAAATTTTTCAATATATAGATGATCAAGGAGTGATTCATTTCACAAACGTTCCAACCGATCCCCGATTTAGACCCCAATTAATTCCTAAACTTCCCAATTTTCCCCCTGTCCGCTATGGTTATTTTGACTTTCACAATACCATTCATTCTGTGGCCCGCAGGGAAGGAATCGACCCCCTTTTAATTCGGGCGGTGATCAAAGTGGAATCCAACTTCAATCCATATGCAATATCTAAAAAAGGGGCACGGGGGTTAATGCAGTTAATGCCTCCAACCGCATCTTCCCTTGCCGTTCAAAATCCATTTGATCCCATTGAAAATATTACAGGAGGGGTTCGGTACCTAAAATACCTTCTCAACCGATTCGAAAATAACCTGATTCTTTCTCTTGCCGCCTACAATGCGGGGGAAAAAGCAGTGGAAAGGCACAAAACGATTCCACCCTACAAAGAAACAAAGCATTATGTGGCCAAGGTCCTTGGGCTATATAAACAATATATCCAGGAAGAAAGGATCAAAACCACGACCCGGATTTTTACATCCAAGGGAAATCTTCAATTTCATCATCCTCCCAATGCTCATCAGGAAATGAGGACTTCCACTGTACAATTTGACTGAACCCAACGAAGGGAAAGATGTTTTTCTTTTAATGGGTTTTGAGGGTTAGAATCCTTCCGGGAGTGCGCCCCCACGCTCTCTTCCCTCAAGAGAGAAGCCGTTGATATACATTTCCCCAAGAGAAGAAGATTTTTTAGTTCAAGCTTGGGCTGATTTTGATAGGTTCCTTTTAAGATCCATTCCCACTTTTGGATGAAAGATAAGGTTCGCTCAATTCCTTTCTGATCTCTGACGATTCCAATGCCTTCCCACATGGTCTGCTGCAAATCTTTTCGGATGGAAGAAATTTCAGCATTTGAAATCTCATTGACTTCTCCTCCCGATAGCAGGGTTTTTTGGATTTTTTTCAATTGATCCTTGGCAGGAAGGGCCAAATTCTCCGAAGCCTGGCCCGCGAAGTCTCCCACTTTTTTTCCAAACACCAACCCTTCAAGAAGGGAATTGCTGGCTAAACGATTGGCGCCGTGAACGCCAACACAAGCAACCTCCCCCGCCCCAAAAAGACCCTCTACTGAAGAAGACCCATCCACAGAAACCTTCATTCCCCCCATCATGAAATGCATGCTAGGAGCCACTGGAATCATTTGCTCAACGATATCCAACCCATAGGAGAGACAGGTCTGATAAATTTTTGGGAAACGGCCTTTTATAAAATCCTTGGAAAGATGGGTAACATCCAAAAATACACAGGGGGTTCCGGAATTCTGCATTTCTTGCCAAATGGCACGGGCCACCACATCTCTTGGGGCCATCTCTGCATCGGGGTGAAACTTCTTCATAAAAGGGGCCCCTTCTTGATTTCTAAGAATGGCCCCCTCACCACGCATGGCCTCAGACAAAAGAAAAGGAGGGGCTCCAGGAAGCAAAAGAGAAGTGGGATGAAATTGCACAAACTCCATGTCCTCTAAAAGAGCCCCCCCTCTGGCAGCCATGGCCATCCCATCCCCTGTGGCCACGCCGGGGTTGGTGGTTCTCCAATAAAGCTGTCCCACTCCACCGGTAGCCAGCACAGTGATACGAGAAAAAATGATTTGTTGTCTTTGGGTTTCTTGGTTCAAAAGGGTTGCACCAATGCATCTTCCGTCATGAATAATTAAATCCATGCTAAACATATTGTCCATTCGGGAAATAAGCGGGAATTTTTTAACGTGGTTTAAAAGGGTCACCATCATTTCTTCCCCAGTAGAATCCCCTTTGGCACGAAGGATTCGACCCTTTTGGTGGGCGCCTTCCTTGGCAAACGCAAACTCCTCCCCGATACGGTCAAAACATGCCCCCCAGGAAATCAGCTCTTGAATTCTCTGGGGGCCTTCCTCCACCAGTACCCGAACTGCCTCTTCTCGACACAAACCTTTCCCAGCCCTCAATGTATCTTGAAAGTGAATTTCAATATCTTTGGGGTCCTGAATGGCCACAGCAACACCCCCTTGAGCCTGTCCCGAGCTACCCTCTAAAGGAGCGCCTTTGTTGACAATCACCACATCGCCGAACCGGCTCAACTCAATGGCGGCCCGCAATCCAGCGATTCCTCCTCCGATAACCAGGCTATGACAAAACATGAAATCCATTATGGCTGCCTCAGTTTTTTCAATTCAAAGGGAGAATCCCCCTCAATACCCAGCACAAGAGGCTCTTTCTTTCCCTCAAACAGGAAGACCATATCACCTTTTTTGGAAAAAACGGTTCCTTTTTCTTTTCTTTGCCATTTCCCTTGCCAATGGATATAAGCTTTAGCCTTGGCTTCCTGAAGAATTACCTTCTCAATAAAAAATTTTAGGGTAACCGGATCCAATTGCACAAATATATGGTCTAAATTCTTTTCCAGTATAAGGGCCCCATTGGCATCTTCTTGGGAAAAATATTTTAAAAATTCCACAGGATCTTTTTTTATATAACTGGTCCGTAATGTTTCGATAACGTGATCCATTTCCCTAACTCTTAAACCATCCTCTGAAGGAACCAGATTTCCCTTAGAGCAAGACGCCTCAACCAAAAAAATAAGGGAAAAAAATAAAACAGTGGAAAAAAATGCCCATAGAGATTTTTTCATAAGAGGATTATATAAACCAGTTCTCCAAAATGCAAGAAACCTGAGTTTTCAGTGAAATGTTCTTGACAAGGTTTCAGGGAATGTGTAACTTGGCCCAGCACTCTGGCCTTTTTGTATTGAAAGGGCTTGAATGGCCTTTTTGTTCCCGTTACTGGTAAAAAGAAAATGGTTTCTAATCTGCTTTTCCCTGGGAGCCCTGCCTCTTTTTTTTGATCCCCCTTCCGGACTTACCCCCGAGGGTTTCAAAGTTCTCAGCATCGCCGGAATTGCAATTCTCCTTTTTATTACAGAACCGATTCCCCTCCCCACCGTTGCCCTATTGATTGCTGTCCTTCAGGTTTTATTCCAGATTGGAACCCCAACGGAGGTGGCAAAATCCTTTATGAGCGATTCTGTTTTTTTTATCATGGGATCTCTCATGCTAGCCGTTGCCATTGTAAAGCAAAAACTGGATAAGCGGATTGCTTTAGCCATTCTCCGAATCACGGGTCCCAGTGT from Nitrospiria bacterium encodes:
- a CDS encoding lytic transglycosylase domain-containing protein, which produces MQKTLIILMFSILWMVGEALTLSPKTFPGEIFQYIDDQGVIHFTNVPTDPRFRPQLIPKLPNFPPVRYGYFDFHNTIHSVARREGIDPLLIRAVIKVESNFNPYAISKKGARGLMQLMPPTASSLAVQNPFDPIENITGGVRYLKYLLNRFENNLILSLAAYNAGEKAVERHKTIPPYKETKHYVAKVLGLYKQYIQEERIKTTTRIFTSKGNLQFHHPPNAHQEMRTSTVQFD
- the nadB gene encoding L-aspartate oxidase gives rise to the protein MDFMFCHSLVIGGGIAGLRAAIELSRFGDVVIVNKGAPLEGSSGQAQGGVAVAIQDPKDIEIHFQDTLRAGKGLCREEAVRVLVEEGPQRIQELISWGACFDRIGEEFAFAKEGAHQKGRILRAKGDSTGEEMMVTLLNHVKKFPLISRMDNMFSMDLIIHDGRCIGATLLNQETQRQQIIFSRITVLATGGVGQLYWRTTNPGVATGDGMAMAARGGALLEDMEFVQFHPTSLLLPGAPPFLLSEAMRGEGAILRNQEGAPFMKKFHPDAEMAPRDVVARAIWQEMQNSGTPCVFLDVTHLSKDFIKGRFPKIYQTCLSYGLDIVEQMIPVAPSMHFMMGGMKVSVDGSSSVEGLFGAGEVACVGVHGANRLASNSLLEGLVFGKKVGDFAGQASENLALPAKDQLKKIQKTLLSGGEVNEISNAEISSIRKDLQQTMWEGIGIVRDQKGIERTLSFIQKWEWILKGTYQNQPKLELKNLLLLGKCISTASLLREESVGAHSRKDSNPQNPLKEKHLSLRWVQSNCTVEVLIS